The sequence CTGCGCGACAGTGCGGCCGTTGGACGCCGCCAAGCGGGAGCTCGCAACGGCGGCAGAGTGTTGCGCGAGCTATGCGCAATTCTATTTCGAGCCGCTCAATTTCAGTGAGACTGAAAGCATCACGATTAATCGCGAAAGCCCCGCTTTTCAGTTTGATACCGGCAAAAGCTATTTCAAGGCGTTTCGCCTACCGGTCACGGACAAACCCTATGCGATCATCGTCCAAAGTTATTTCATCGAGGACACAACCCGTTCCGGAGCGTCGTTTGTTTTCAGCCCGGCGGTGATGTTCCTCGATGCAGGCTACGGTGTGACCCGCAGGCTGGATAATAGCCTGGATGCGGCGATCGACACCGGTGACAGCCTGAGCAAAGCCAAGCTGGAAACGCGAATACCCGTCAATCCCCGCTCCGCAGAAGAAAGGTTCGTGGTCATCTATACTACCGCCGCGCTGCTTGATAAAGCGACAATTCTGAAAGTCTACAAATACGCACGAGGGGGGACGATTGAAGACCATTATCCGCTGCCGAACGCGCCAGTCGGCGAACTCAAGGTGAGCCTGACTCCCAGGCGCAATTAATTCGATGAAAGAAGACGCGGCGGACGTGGTAGAAAACTGGCGCGAGGAAAAGCGCTCGGCCTATCTTTACCGTCTGGTGGCGCAGGCCGAAAGCGGCACGCCACGCCAGGCGCTGTTTCTCGGGCTGGCGAACGCGGCTGAAAAGCAGGCGGGACTCTGGGCAAAAAAAATCCACGATAACGGCGCCAGCGTGCCGGAACAGTATGCCCCCGATCTGCGTACGCGGGTCGTTGGACTCCTCGTCGGGATTTTGGGACCGCGCCGCATGCGTCCGGCGCTGGCGGCGATGAAAGTGCGCGGCATGTCGCTTTACATCAAGGCGCAATATGGCCACGCCATGCCGGTGAGCGTCGAAGAGGTCGGCCGCCGCCATCGCAACATGGGCAGCGGCGGCAACCTGCGCGCTGCGGTGTTCGGCGTGAACGACGGGCTGGTGTCGAACGCCAGCCTCATCATGGGCGTGGCGGGCGCCACATCGGATGCCGGCGTGGTGCTGCTTTCCGGCGTGGCGGGCTTGGTCGCCGGCGCGTTTTCCATGGCGGCGGGCGAATATGTTTCGGTGCGCTCGCAGCGCGAGATGTATGAATACCAAATTGGTCTGGAGCGCGAAGAACTCGACCTGTATCCTGAAGAAGAAGCCGCGGAACTTGCGCTGATTTACGAAGCGCGCGGCCTGAAGAAAGAGGAAGCAGAGCACCTCGCCAAAGGTATTTTCACCGACCCCGACAAGGCGTTGGATGCATTAGCGCGCGAAGAACTGGGCCTGAATCCGGAGGAGTTGGGTTCGCCCTGGGGCGCGGCCCTATTTTCCTTTTTTTCATTTGCTTTCGGCAGTGCCATTCCTGTTTTGCCGTATCTGTTCCACGCCGGGGCATCCAGCCTGCTCACTTCCATCGCGCTGAGCGCAGTCGCGCTGTTTACCGTCGGCGCCACACTGAGCCTGTTCACCGGTAGGCATGCCTGGCTCGGCGGTTTGCGCATGCTGACCATAGGCGCCGCGGCCGGAGGCGCGACCTATTTTATCGGCAGGCTGCTCGGCGTAACACTGACTTAAAAGTTGACAAGCCCGGGTCTAGCAGGTAATTTGTCGCCCGAACTGCGCCGATTTGATTTCAGCTTGCGGGCGCGGGAACCTGGCACAGGTTCCAACAAATACTGCTAAAGCGAGACTGGAACCCGTCCGCGTTAAGCAGAACGGG comes from Burkholderiales bacterium and encodes:
- a CDS encoding VIT1/CCC1 transporter family protein translates to MKEDAADVVENWREEKRSAYLYRLVAQAESGTPRQALFLGLANAAEKQAGLWAKKIHDNGASVPEQYAPDLRTRVVGLLVGILGPRRMRPALAAMKVRGMSLYIKAQYGHAMPVSVEEVGRRHRNMGSGGNLRAAVFGVNDGLVSNASLIMGVAGATSDAGVVLLSGVAGLVAGAFSMAAGEYVSVRSQREMYEYQIGLEREELDLYPEEEAAELALIYEARGLKKEEAEHLAKGIFTDPDKALDALAREELGLNPEELGSPWGAALFSFFSFAFGSAIPVLPYLFHAGASSLLTSIALSAVALFTVGATLSLFTGRHAWLGGLRMLTIGAAAGGATYFIGRLLGVTLT
- a CDS encoding MalM family protein, which translates into the protein MILKTLSAAVLLGLFATYCATVRPLDAAKRELATAAECCASYAQFYFEPLNFSETESITINRESPAFQFDTGKSYFKAFRLPVTDKPYAIIVQSYFIEDTTRSGASFVFSPAVMFLDAGYGVTRRLDNSLDAAIDTGDSLSKAKLETRIPVNPRSAEERFVVIYTTAALLDKATILKVYKYARGGTIEDHYPLPNAPVGELKVSLTPRRN